One stretch of Enterobacter sp. RHBSTW-00994 DNA includes these proteins:
- a CDS encoding IS3 family transposase (programmed frameshift), translating to MRKIRFTEHQIIAVLKSVEAGRTVKDVCREAAISEASYYNWKAKYGGMEAADIKKIKDLEDENRRLKQMFADLSLECRALKDVIEKKPLKPAIKRELVSYLTAQFAMSLRQACRTLSLSRTVYFYQPDTRRDEPVIHALTELAERYPRYGFKKLFQLLRRQGNTWNHKRVHRIYCLLKLNFRRKGKQRLPVRNPAPLATPQALNQSWSIDFMHDALVCGRRFRTFNVVDDFNREALAIEIDLNIPAQRVIRVLDRIVANRGYPLKMRMDNGPELVSLALAQWAEENGVQLEFIKPGKPTQNAFIERFNRTYRTEILDFYLFRTLNEAREITERWLMEYNNERPHESLNNLTPEEYRLMAEKPEISKSVWN from the exons ATGCGTAAGATCCGATTCACTGAACACCAGATCATCGCTGTATTGAAGTCCGTCGAAGCCGGACGTACCGTTAAGGATGTGTGCCGTGAGGCCGCTATTTCGGAAGCCAGCTATTACAACTGGAAGGCAAAATATGGCGGGATGGAAGCGGCCGATATTAAAAAAATAAAAGATCTGGAAGACGAGAATCGGAGGCTTAAACAGATGTTTGCTGATCTCAGCCTTGAGTGCCGGGCACTTAAAGACGTCATCGAAAAAAAGC CTTTAAAACCAGCGATAAAGCGTGAACTTGTCAGCTATCTGACGGCACAATTTGCCATGAGTTTACGCCAGGCCTGCAGGACGTTATCGCTGAGCAGGACGGTGTATTTTTATCAGCCTGATACCCGGCGTGATGAACCGGTGATCCATGCGCTGACTGAGCTGGCAGAACGCTATCCGCGCTACGGTTTTAAGAAGCTTTTCCAACTGCTACGCAGGCAGGGCAATACCTGGAACCATAAACGTGTTCACCGGATTTATTGCCTGCTGAAACTGAATTTTCGTCGCAAGGGAAAACAGCGGCTGCCAGTGCGTAATCCAGCACCACTGGCGACGCCGCAAGCGCTAAATCAGAGCTGGTCCATCGATTTTATGCACGACGCGCTGGTCTGCGGCAGGCGCTTCCGGACCTTCAATGTGGTGGATGATTTTAACCGTGAGGCACTGGCGATAGAAATCGACCTGAATATCCCGGCTCAGCGAGTCATCCGGGTGCTGGACAGGATCGTGGCAAACCGCGGCTACCCGCTGAAAATGCGGATGGACAACGGGCCAGAACTGGTCTCGCTGGCGCTGGCACAATGGGCCGAAGAAAATGGCGTACAGCTCGAATTTATCAAGCCGGGTAAGCCTACACAAAATGCTTTTATCGAACGGTTCAACCGAACATACCGGACAGAAATCCTGGATTTTTACCTGTTCAGAACACTGAATGAAGCGCGGGAAATTACCGAGCGCTGGCTGATGGAATATAACAACGAGCGGCCTCATGAATCCCTGAATAACCTGACGCCGGAAGAGTACCGGCTGATGGCTGAAAAACCGGAAATCTCAAAAAGTGTGTGGAACTAA
- a CDS encoding YebO family protein, producing the protein MGELQNSGLLNMASLVVSLVVLIVGLVLWFFVNRASSRTSEQIELLEALLDQQKRQNALLRRLCEANEPEEKEAPKEASAEVKEDEGDDDFIRLVAER; encoded by the coding sequence ATGGGTGAGTTACAAAATTCGGGGCTGCTGAACATGGCATCCTTGGTGGTCTCTTTGGTCGTACTGATTGTAGGGCTGGTTCTTTGGTTTTTTGTTAATCGCGCCAGTTCTCGCACCAGCGAGCAGATCGAACTGTTGGAAGCGCTGCTCGATCAGCAAAAACGACAGAATGCCTTGCTGCGTCGACTATGTGAAGCAAACGAACCTGAAGAGAAAGAAGCACCAAAAGAAGCGTCAGCGGAAGTGAAAGAAGACGAAGGCGACGATGATTTTATTCGCCTGGTTGCTGAGCGTTAA
- the mgrB gene encoding PhoP/PhoQ regulator MgrB, translating into MKKIRWVILVIVLIASVVLWTQTINVMCDQDVQFFSGVCVINKFIPW; encoded by the coding sequence GTGAAAAAAATACGCTGGGTAATTCTGGTTATTGTGCTGATAGCAAGCGTTGTGCTTTGGACGCAAACTATCAATGTGATGTGCGATCAGGATGTACAGTTTTTTAGCGGCGTTTGCGTAATCAATAAATTTATCCCGTGGTAA
- a CDS encoding YobH family protein, with product MRLLIRTIVVLAILWIGLLLSGYGILVGSAENAAGLGIQCKYITAQGISTAQYLHSNSGFIGLTNCPVLRKMAVVIDNG from the coding sequence ATGCGTCTACTCATTCGAACCATTGTTGTATTGGCAATTCTGTGGATTGGCCTGCTGCTGTCGGGTTACGGCATACTGGTAGGAAGCGCCGAGAACGCTGCTGGCTTAGGTATCCAGTGCAAGTACATCACAGCGCAAGGCATCAGCACAGCGCAGTATCTCCATTCGAACAGCGGCTTTATCGGCCTGACGAACTGCCCTGTTCTGCGTAAGATGGCTGTCGTTATTGATAATGGCTAA
- the kdgR gene encoding DNA-binding transcriptional regulator KdgR, with protein sequence MAIADLDKQPDSVSSVLKVFGILQALGEEREIGITELSQRVMMSKSTVYRFLQTMKSLGYVAQEGESEKYSLTLKLFELGARALQNVDLIRSADIQMRELSRLTKETVHLGALDEDSIVYIHKIDSMYNLRMYSRIGRRNPLYSTAIGKVLLAWRDREEVVQILEGVEYKRSTDRTITSTDELLTVLDQVRVQGYGEDNEEQEEGLRCIGVPVFDRFGVVIAGLSISFPTLRFSEERLHEYVAMLHTAARKISEQMGYNDYPF encoded by the coding sequence ATGGCAATCGCAGATTTGGATAAGCAGCCAGATTCTGTTTCTTCCGTGCTGAAGGTGTTTGGCATCTTGCAGGCGCTCGGAGAAGAGCGTGAAATTGGTATTACAGAGTTGTCGCAGCGTGTGATGATGTCGAAAAGCACCGTTTATCGCTTTTTGCAAACCATGAAATCTCTGGGTTATGTCGCGCAAGAAGGTGAGTCTGAAAAATACTCTCTGACGCTGAAGTTGTTTGAATTAGGTGCTCGGGCGTTGCAAAACGTAGATCTCATCCGTAGTGCTGATATTCAAATGCGCGAACTCTCTCGTCTGACGAAAGAGACGGTTCACCTGGGGGCGCTGGATGAAGACAGTATTGTCTATATCCACAAAATTGACTCTATGTACAACCTGCGTATGTATTCGCGTATTGGCCGACGTAACCCACTCTATAGTACCGCGATTGGTAAAGTACTGTTGGCCTGGCGCGATCGCGAAGAGGTAGTGCAAATCCTCGAAGGGGTTGAGTACAAACGTAGTACGGACCGCACTATCACCAGTACCGATGAGCTGTTAACGGTACTGGATCAGGTTCGTGTACAGGGTTACGGCGAAGATAACGAAGAACAGGAAGAAGGCTTGCGTTGCATTGGTGTTCCTGTATTTGACCGTTTTGGCGTGGTTATCGCGGGGCTGAGTATCTCTTTCCCAACACTGCGCTTCTCGGAAGAGCGTTTGCACGAATACGTTGCGATGTTACATACCGCAGCCCGGAAAATCTCCGAGCAGATGGGTTACAACGACTATCCGTTTTAA
- a CDS encoding MFS transporter — protein MEKNLSDGLPLPQRYGAIATIIIGISMAVLDGAIANVALPTIASDLHASPASSIWIVNAYQIAIVVSLLSLSFLGDMFGYRRVYQCGLVVFTLTSLFCALSDSLHTLTIARIAQGFGGAALMSVNTALIRLIYPQRHLGRGMGINSFIVAVSSAAGPTIAAAILSVASWQWLFLINVPLGVIALVFALRFLPANGAKSTAPRFDLPSAVMNALTFGLLITALSGFAQGQSLALIAVEIVAMLVIGFFFVRRQLAMPVPLLPVDLLRIPLFSLSIGTSICSFCAQMLALVSLPFFLQSIVGRTEVETGLLLTPWPLATMVMAPLAGYLIERVHAGLLGALGLLVMAAGLFALALLPSSPTDADIIWRMVLCGAGFGLFQSPNNHTIITAAPRNRSGGASGMLGTARLLGQSTGAALVALMFNLSGQSGTHVALLLAGSLATFAAIISGLRVTQPRTEA, from the coding sequence ATGGAAAAAAACCTTTCCGATGGTCTGCCATTGCCCCAGCGCTATGGCGCAATTGCCACAATCATTATTGGCATTTCAATGGCGGTTCTCGACGGTGCAATTGCTAACGTTGCATTACCCACTATCGCCAGCGATCTGCACGCCTCTCCTGCCAGTTCCATCTGGATAGTTAACGCGTATCAGATAGCCATTGTTGTCTCTTTGCTTTCACTCTCTTTTCTGGGTGATATGTTTGGTTACCGCCGCGTTTATCAATGTGGTCTGGTGGTTTTTACGCTGACCTCTCTGTTTTGCGCTTTGTCTGATTCACTTCACACCCTGACCATAGCCCGTATCGCGCAAGGTTTTGGAGGGGCGGCCTTAATGAGCGTCAACACAGCGTTAATACGCCTCATCTATCCACAACGTCACCTTGGGCGTGGCATGGGCATTAACTCATTCATTGTGGCTGTCTCTTCCGCTGCTGGCCCCACTATTGCTGCAGCCATCTTGTCCGTCGCATCCTGGCAATGGCTGTTTTTGATTAATGTACCGCTTGGGGTCATTGCCTTGGTTTTTGCCCTTCGCTTTTTACCTGCTAATGGCGCAAAAAGCACCGCCCCACGTTTCGATCTGCCCAGTGCTGTGATGAATGCCCTGACCTTCGGTCTGCTCATTACTGCGCTTAGCGGCTTTGCTCAAGGGCAATCACTCGCATTAATCGCAGTCGAAATCGTGGCGATGCTGGTCATTGGTTTCTTCTTTGTGCGTCGCCAGTTGGCGATGCCTGTTCCACTGCTGCCTGTCGACTTGTTGCGTATTCCACTGTTTTCGCTTTCCATCGGTACATCCATTTGCTCCTTCTGCGCCCAAATGTTGGCCCTGGTATCTCTGCCCTTTTTCCTGCAAAGCATCGTCGGCCGTACCGAAGTCGAAACAGGGTTACTTCTCACTCCATGGCCGCTGGCGACAATGGTGATGGCTCCACTGGCAGGTTATCTTATTGAGCGAGTTCATGCAGGTTTACTGGGGGCTCTGGGGCTACTGGTGATGGCAGCAGGTCTTTTTGCCCTCGCGCTGTTGCCGTCATCACCAACAGATGCCGACATCATCTGGCGCATGGTGTTGTGTGGCGCAGGTTTTGGTCTGTTCCAGTCACCTAACAACCATACGATTATCACCGCAGCTCCACGAAACCGGAGTGGCGGAGCCAGCGGAATGCTGGGCACTGCGCGTTTACTTGGACAAAGTACAGGCGCAGCACTGGTCGCTTTGATGTTCAATCTTTCAGGCCAAAGCGGTACACATGTTGCCCTGCTGCTGGCCGGCTCACTTGCCACTTTCGCTGCCATTATAAGCGGTCTGCGTGTGACCCAACCCCGAACTGAGGCGTAA
- the htpX gene encoding protease HtpX, which produces MMRIALFLLTNLAVMVVFGLVLSLTGIQSSSVQGLLIMALLFGFGGSFISLLMSKWMALKSVGGEVIEQPRNDMEQWLMNTVAQQSRQAGIAMPQVAIYHAPDINAFATGARRDASLVAVSTGLLQNMSRDEAEAVIAHEISHIANGDMVTMTLIQGVVNTFVIFISRILAQIAAGFMGGNRDDGEESNGNPLIYFAVSMVLELVFGILASIITMWFSRHREFHADAGSAKLVGREKMIAALQRLKTSYEPQEATSMMAFCINGKSKSLSELFMSHPPLDKRIEALRSGEYIK; this is translated from the coding sequence ATGATGCGAATCGCGCTCTTCCTGCTCACCAACCTGGCGGTTATGGTGGTTTTCGGGCTCGTGCTAAGCCTGACAGGAATTCAGTCGAGCAGCGTTCAGGGCCTGTTAATTATGGCGCTGCTGTTTGGTTTTGGTGGCTCCTTCATCTCACTGTTAATGTCGAAGTGGATGGCGTTGAAGTCTGTCGGTGGCGAGGTTATCGAACAACCACGTAACGATATGGAACAATGGTTAATGAACACCGTTGCGCAGCAATCCCGTCAGGCGGGTATTGCCATGCCGCAGGTTGCTATTTACCACGCTCCGGATATTAACGCGTTCGCAACGGGGGCTCGGCGTGATGCGTCGCTTGTCGCTGTCAGCACCGGGTTGTTGCAAAACATGAGCCGTGACGAGGCTGAAGCGGTGATTGCTCACGAAATTAGCCATATCGCAAACGGAGATATGGTGACCATGACCCTTATTCAGGGTGTGGTGAACACCTTCGTGATCTTCATTTCCCGTATTCTGGCGCAGATTGCGGCTGGGTTCATGGGGGGCAACCGTGATGACGGTGAGGAAAGCAATGGTAACCCTCTGATCTATTTCGCAGTTTCGATGGTACTGGAGCTGGTATTCGGCATCCTGGCAAGCATCATTACCATGTGGTTCTCCCGTCACCGTGAATTCCACGCGGATGCGGGTTCTGCGAAACTGGTTGGGCGTGAGAAGATGATTGCTGCGCTACAGCGACTGAAAACCAGCTATGAGCCGCAGGAAGCGACCAGCATGATGGCCTTCTGCATAAACGGTAAATCGAAATCGCTGAGTGAGCTGTTTATGTCTCACCCGCCGCTGGATAAGCGTATCGAAGCCCTGCGTAGTGGCGAATACATCAAATAA
- the prc gene encoding carboxy terminal-processing peptidase, whose product MNTFFKLTALAGLFAITGHAFAVDDITRVDQIPVLKEETQHATVSERVTSRFTRSHYRQFDLDQAFSAKIFDRYLNLLDYSHNVLLASDIEQFAKRKSDVGDELRSGKLDLFYDLYNLSQKRRFERYQYALKVLERPMDFTGTDTFNLDRSKAPWPKDEAELNALWDAKVKYDELSLKLTGKDDKEIRETLTRRYKFAIRRLAQTNSEDVFSLAMTAFAHEIDPHTNYLSPRNTEQFNTEMSLSLEGIGAVLQMDDDYTVINSMVAGGPASKSKAISVGDRIVGVGQTGQNIVDVIGWRLDDVVALIKGPKGSKVRLEVLPAGKGTKTRIVTLTRERIRLEDRAVKMSVKTVGKEKVGVLDIPGFYVGLTDDVKVQLQKLDKQNVSSIIIDLRSNGGGALTEAVSLSGLFIPSGPVVQVRDNNGKVREDADTDGVVYYKGPLVVLVDRFSASASEIFAAAMQDYGRALIVGEPTFGKGTVQQYRSLNRIYDQMLRPEWPALGSVQYTIQKFYRVNGGSTQRKGVTPDIMMPTGTEETETGEKFEDNALPWDSINAATYVKSGDMTQFGPELLKDHNDRIAQDPEFQYIMKDIARFNAMKDKRNIVSLNYAQREKENTEDDATRLARINDRFKREGKTPLKKLEDLPKDYQEPDPYLNETVHIALDLAHLEKEKPAEQPTPAK is encoded by the coding sequence ATGAACACTTTTTTTAAGCTCACCGCGCTGGCTGGCCTGTTTGCTATAACAGGTCACGCTTTCGCTGTGGACGATATTACGCGTGTTGATCAAATTCCTGTATTAAAGGAAGAAACACAGCACGCGACGGTGAGTGAACGCGTGACGTCGCGTTTCACTCGTTCACATTATCGTCAGTTCGATCTCGATCAGGCCTTTTCGGCCAAAATCTTCGACCGCTATCTGAACTTGCTGGATTACAGCCATAACGTATTGCTGGCCAGCGATATCGAACAGTTCGCAAAACGTAAATCCGACGTGGGCGATGAGCTACGTTCTGGTAAGTTGGATCTGTTCTACGACCTGTATAATTTGTCACAAAAGCGCCGCTTTGAACGTTATCAATATGCGCTGAAAGTGCTGGAGCGTCCAATGGACTTTACCGGCACTGACACCTTCAATCTGGACCGCAGTAAAGCGCCCTGGCCGAAAGATGAAGCCGAGTTGAATGCGCTGTGGGACGCGAAAGTTAAGTATGATGAGCTGAGCCTCAAACTCACCGGTAAAGATGATAAAGAGATTCGTGAAACTCTGACGCGTCGTTATAAATTTGCCATTCGTCGCCTCGCGCAGACCAACAGTGAAGATGTTTTCTCACTGGCAATGACTGCGTTCGCTCACGAAATCGACCCGCATACAAACTACCTTTCCCCGCGTAACACCGAGCAATTCAACACTGAAATGAGCTTGTCTCTGGAAGGTATTGGCGCGGTGCTGCAGATGGATGATGACTATACCGTGATCAACTCAATGGTCGCGGGTGGTCCTGCATCCAAAAGTAAAGCGATTAGCGTAGGCGATCGCATTGTGGGTGTGGGTCAGACAGGACAGAATATTGTCGACGTGATCGGCTGGCGTCTTGATGACGTTGTGGCTTTGATCAAAGGCCCGAAAGGCAGCAAGGTACGCCTTGAGGTTCTGCCTGCAGGCAAAGGCACGAAAACCCGTATCGTTACCCTGACCCGTGAACGGATCCGCCTGGAAGATCGCGCGGTAAAAATGTCAGTGAAAACGGTGGGTAAAGAGAAGGTGGGTGTTCTGGATATTCCCGGCTTCTACGTTGGTTTGACGGACGATGTAAAAGTACAGTTGCAGAAACTGGATAAGCAGAATGTCAGTAGCATCATCATTGATTTGCGTAGCAACGGTGGTGGCGCATTGACGGAAGCTGTCTCCCTTTCCGGTCTGTTTATCCCATCGGGTCCTGTGGTTCAGGTGCGTGATAACAACGGTAAAGTGCGTGAAGATGCAGACACTGATGGTGTGGTTTATTACAAAGGCCCACTGGTGGTACTGGTCGACCGCTTCAGTGCTTCGGCGTCCGAAATCTTTGCCGCAGCGATGCAGGATTATGGCCGTGCACTGATCGTCGGTGAACCGACCTTCGGTAAAGGAACGGTACAACAATATCGTTCACTGAATCGTATTTATGATCAGATGCTGCGTCCAGAGTGGCCTGCACTGGGTTCCGTCCAGTACACCATTCAGAAATTCTACCGTGTGAATGGCGGCAGTACGCAGCGTAAAGGCGTCACCCCGGATATCATGATGCCAACGGGCACGGAAGAGACCGAAACGGGTGAAAAGTTTGAAGATAATGCGTTGCCGTGGGATAGCATTAATGCTGCGACATACGTTAAATCTGGCGACATGACCCAGTTTGGCCCTGAACTGCTGAAAGATCATAATGATCGTATTGCCCAGGATCCTGAATTCCAGTACATCATGAAGGACATTGCTCGATTCAATGCTATGAAGGATAAGCGGAATATTGTTTCTCTCAATTATGCCCAGCGTGAGAAAGAGAACACCGAGGATGATGCAACACGTCTGGCGCGTATTAATGACCGCTTTAAACGTGAAGGTAAGACTCCGCTTAAAAAACTGGAGGATCTGCCTAAGGATTACCAGGAGCCTGATCCGTACCTGAATGAGACGGTGCATATCGCCCTCGACCTGGCACATCTGGAAAAAGAAAAGCCCGCTGAGCAACCAACTCCGGCAAAATAA
- the proQ gene encoding RNA chaperone ProQ, which translates to MENQPKLNSSKEVIAFLAERFPQCFSAEGEARPLKVGIFQDLVARVEGEMNLSKTQLRSALRLYTSSWRYLYGIKPGATRVDLDGNPCGELDEQHVEHARKQLEEAKARVQAQRAEQQAKKREAAAANGQEETPRRERKPRPAPRRNDNSDRKPRADKPAAKAPRAPREEQRHTPVSDISALSVGQALKVKAGNNAMDATVLEITKDGVRVQLTSGMSMIVRAEHLLF; encoded by the coding sequence ATGGAAAATCAACCTAAGTTGAATAGCAGTAAAGAAGTTATCGCATTTCTGGCTGAGCGTTTCCCGCAGTGCTTTAGCGCTGAAGGCGAAGCTCGTCCCCTGAAAGTCGGTATTTTTCAGGATCTGGTAGCGCGAGTTGAGGGTGAGATGAATCTCAGTAAAACCCAACTTCGTTCCGCTCTGCGTCTTTATACGTCGAGCTGGCGCTACCTGTACGGTATCAAACCGGGCGCAACCCGAGTCGACCTCGACGGCAACCCTTGTGGTGAGCTGGATGAGCAGCATGTTGAGCACGCACGTAAACAACTGGAAGAAGCGAAAGCGCGCGTCCAGGCACAGCGTGCAGAACAGCAGGCTAAAAAACGCGAAGCCGCAGCGGCAAATGGCCAGGAAGAAACCCCTCGTCGTGAACGTAAACCACGTCCTGCACCGCGTCGTAATGACAATAGCGATCGCAAGCCGCGTGCTGATAAACCAGCAGCTAAAGCCCCTCGTGCGCCTCGCGAAGAGCAGCGCCACACGCCAGTTTCTGACATTTCCGCGTTAAGCGTGGGTCAGGCTCTGAAAGTAAAAGCGGGTAACAATGCGATGGACGCCACCGTACTGGAAATCACCAAAGATGGCGTTCGAGTACAGCTGACTTCTGGTATGTCAATGATTGTACGCGCAGAACACTTGTTGTTCTGA
- a CDS encoding GAF domain-containing protein — protein MNKTEFYADLNRDFQALMAGETSFLATLANTSALLFERLTDVNWAGFYLLEDDTLVLGPFQGKIACVRIPVGRGVCGTAVAQNQVQRVEDVHAFDGHIACDAASNAEIVLPLVVKNQIIGVLDIDSTAFSRFTSEDEQGLRELVGHLENVLVATDYQKFFASVAG, from the coding sequence ATGAACAAAACAGAATTCTACGCGGATCTGAACCGCGATTTTCAGGCATTGATGGCAGGTGAGACCAGCTTCTTAGCCACTCTGGCAAATACAAGTGCATTATTGTTTGAGCGTCTGACTGACGTGAACTGGGCCGGTTTTTATCTTCTTGAAGACGATACGCTGGTGCTTGGGCCATTCCAGGGCAAGATTGCCTGTGTGCGTATCCCCGTTGGTCGCGGTGTGTGCGGTACTGCGGTTGCACAGAATCAGGTACAGCGCGTAGAAGATGTTCATGCTTTCGATGGACACATAGCCTGCGATGCTGCCAGCAATGCTGAAATCGTTCTTCCGCTGGTGGTGAAAAATCAGATTATTGGTGTTCTGGATATCGACAGCACGGCCTTCAGCCGCTTTACATCTGAGGATGAACAAGGGTTGCGTGAGCTGGTTGGACATCTGGAAAATGTACTGGTAGCGACCGATTATCAAAAATTCTTTGCGAGCGTCGCAGGATAA
- the yebS gene encoding membrane integrity lipid transport subunit YebS: MALKTPKITPAKKITVHAVSDALPRAHYQRCPQCDTLFMLPKMKSHQSAFCPRCNAKIRDGRDWSLTRLAAMAVTMLMLMPFAWSEPLLKLYLLGVRIDANVLQGIWQMTRQGDPLTATMVLFCTIGAPLILVAAIAYLWFGNILGMNLRPVLLMLEKLKEWVMLDIYLVGIGVASIKVQDYAFLQPGIGLIAFISLVLLSILTLIHLNVEQLWERFYPQRPATRPDENLRVCLGCHYTGQPDARGRCPRCHIPLRLRRNNSLQKCWAALIASVVLLIPANMLPISVIYVNGGRQEDTILSGIISLAHSNVAIAGVVFIASILVPFTKVVVMFTLLVSIHFKCEQGLRTRILLLRLVTWIGRWSMLDLFVISLMMSLINRDQLLAFTMGPAAFFFGSAVILTILAVEWLDSRLLWDAHESGNARFAD, from the coding sequence ATGGCCTTAAAAACACCCAAAATTACGCCGGCAAAAAAAATAACAGTCCATGCGGTCAGCGATGCGCTGCCTCGTGCACATTATCAGCGTTGCCCTCAGTGCGATACGCTTTTTATGTTGCCGAAGATGAAATCGCATCAAAGTGCGTTTTGCCCACGCTGTAACGCCAAAATCCGCGATGGACGTGACTGGTCGTTGACCCGACTCGCCGCCATGGCCGTCACCATGCTGATGTTAATGCCTTTTGCCTGGAGTGAGCCACTGCTCAAACTCTATCTTCTTGGGGTTCGTATTGATGCCAACGTACTTCAGGGAATTTGGCAAATGACCCGTCAGGGCGATCCACTGACCGCAACAATGGTCCTGTTTTGTACTATAGGTGCGCCACTGATACTGGTCGCAGCCATTGCCTATTTGTGGTTTGGCAACATCCTTGGAATGAACTTACGCCCAGTCCTGTTGATGCTCGAAAAACTCAAAGAGTGGGTAATGCTCGACATTTATCTGGTCGGTATTGGCGTCGCATCTATTAAGGTACAAGACTATGCTTTTTTACAGCCTGGCATTGGTCTGATTGCCTTCATCTCACTGGTATTACTTAGCATTCTGACGCTTATCCACCTGAATGTAGAGCAGCTTTGGGAACGCTTTTACCCGCAACGCCCCGCCACACGCCCGGATGAGAATCTCCGCGTCTGTCTGGGCTGTCATTACACCGGCCAGCCTGATGCCAGAGGTCGATGCCCACGTTGCCATATTCCGTTAAGGCTTCGACGCAACAATAGCCTACAGAAATGTTGGGCGGCTCTGATTGCTTCAGTCGTGCTGCTGATACCCGCCAACATGCTCCCGATTTCGGTTATTTACGTTAACGGCGGCAGGCAAGAGGATACTATTCTGTCCGGCATCATTTCGCTTGCCCACAGTAACGTCGCAATTGCAGGCGTTGTTTTCATTGCCAGTATCCTCGTTCCGTTTACCAAAGTAGTGGTGATGTTTACTCTGCTCGTCAGCATTCACTTTAAATGTGAACAAGGGTTACGCACGCGAATCTTGCTTCTGCGGCTCGTGACCTGGATTGGCCGCTGGTCAATGTTGGATTTGTTTGTGATTTCGTTGATGATGTCGCTGATTAATCGCGACCAGTTACTTGCTTTTACAATGGGACCCGCAGCGTTTTTCTTCGGCTCTGCGGTGATTTTGACTATTCTTGCAGTGGAATGGCTGGATAGCCGCTTACTTTGGGATGCACATGAGTCAGGAAACGCCCGCTTCGCCGACTGA